The region cactctctctctttatctctccactgtggtgtgtatgtgtgcgttcAGATTAAGCAGCAGAGAGATCAGTGTGGTCAGTGTCTATCACAGAATCTGAAACTGTGAAGTTGTTCCTAACAGATCAAGCACTGGTACCATCCACCTGCTGGCCAAATACTGAGTGAAAATCCAGATTGTGAGGCCACAACATGGGAAACTGCACTTCAGGGTAAGTGGCTATTTGATGCACTAAGTTAAGAGCAATTTCAGATGTCCCTTATTATCATCCAGCTTGTAATACGTTCattcttctgctttttcttaaaCTGTTCAATATGCCCAAAACAAGTGTAATCAATTAAGTTGAACATTTGTCCAAAAGCTTTGATGCACTTGTTTTAAAGAGACTTTGTTGCATTTGAGCATGTGGCATGCAGCTTCTGCATTTTTGTCATCAAGGAAATTGTGGTAACTGGCTTAAAATAGATTCGGTTTGAGCTAATCTCGCTGCCATTAATGGATAACTCATAGTAGATAACTGTCATCATTGCTGTGATACTGatacatgtttgtttaaacACGGTGTAAGATGTCTCCCCTGTGCGTTCAGTCACtgacacatctatttatttatttattttctgttaatttGACCGGGACATTACATGTAGGCATCTAATTAAAGTACAACTGATGCAACGTATATAGGACCTCGAGCCATGGCTTATTTGCAGTCCTTGACCCTGGTTAGGCTTTAAGGAAATAACACACACGCTTcaacaaaactgtaaaatacaGTCTGAAACTGACAGAAGTGAGTTTTAAGCTGTTGCAAAGCATTTCCTGTTGCACCATGCACCGTCATCTGTTTAGCTGTCAAGGAAACTACTGGAGGGTAACACCTCAGAATAGCAGTTGCAGATTTCATTTCATGACGACGCTTTGTGATTTCTAAGATTGTCTACCTGAAAGAAtaatcaacatgttttaaaagcctTTGAAATAAATTCCACCCTCGTGTGTTTCATTGTTCTGTTGAAAAGTggttaatgttgtgttttcttacactcaggaacaagaagaaaaggaaaggtaATTACACAAATGATAGTattgttaatatatatatatctatggCACCCTTGACAAAGTtacattcattgtttttctgttttctctttcaggGGACTCCACaaccaaacataaaaacaacatgaatacaAAGGTAGGCTTTCAAACATCAATATTACGTCTTTTTTATTTGGACTAAATTTGCAAAGCCTTTGGTTCCTGTGCTTTTATGATAGGCCTGCCATAGTTGTTACCGTGTTAGATTTGCATATTGGATGAACATAAATGTAAGGCCTCTGTCGTAAAGAGACTGTGGTGCTGTTTGTTTCATCTCCAGGAAGTCATAGCCACTAACCACATCTGAAAAACATTCTAGTTGCACAGTATAACGGCAGAATAAATAATGTCAACCATATGTTCAGATCCAAGTAACtgtcctctcactgtgtgtTATTTCACGACAGCCAAACGAGGATGTAACGTATGCCTCTATTGACCACAGCACTGCTAATCCATCAAGAACAACCAGAGCTGCCTTTGTGGATGATTGTGACTATGCAACAGTTTACGTGCCTGCAGCGCTCCAACCCCAACATGAGTCTGAAGGCTCAATTAAAGGCGATTGTGAAGATGATTATGTACTGATGGGCTGAACGGGGCAAAAGGAAGAAATGatgtaaaatacttttttagaCGGCTTCCAAGAACTCATTTGCATTTCAGCTGCAAAGCATTCAGTAGAGCTGTCAACCAAGTCTTGATCTTTACTGAAGAAACTGTGGCTCCAGCCTCGTCTCAACTGTGGTGTTACGATGGACaaacttgcattttttttttctgaaagaatCTGCAGTTTTATTGTATGATGGAGACAGAACCTGATGTTTGTTGAGGACTTTTTTGTAACTATGCAGGACGTTGTTGTATCAGTTTTGTaatctgtattttttgtaaAGGGACTACATGTTATGTCCATGATGAAATAATgttatgtgtttatatatagtatatagtaaTTGTGTCCATGCCATATACCTTCACCTGCTTTCAAAGTCTGTGCTCAATTGCAACAAAGTG is a window of Labrus mixtus chromosome 13, fLabMix1.1, whole genome shotgun sequence DNA encoding:
- the si:ch211-214p13.7 gene encoding uncharacterized protein si:ch211-214p13.7 translates to MGNCTSGNKKKRKGDSTTKHKNNMNTKPNEDVTYASIDHSTANPSRTTRAAFVDDCDYATVYVPAALQPQHESEGSIKGDCEDDYVLMG